In Paenibacillus sp. BIC5C1, a genomic segment contains:
- a CDS encoding sensor histidine kinase translates to MNYLLTRLRKLYRNARISQKLFLAFSLMIAIPVILVSFLYIRMQETQLYKDAMAAGNSHVSWLNEQLRSRMDIIENASNTALTQKSFVDFIHSNMLVDGLRLVKFKQNQFEQMQNIIQSNAMISELSFYVDNPNLYEIWPEIYHYQKFWPQDYWAKLRDEGGAAYRLFSFKDGEHTLSYYRLVRLQGQEKKRPSIMEIRVPHSMFFSDLLQESKGDFFSVLMNESDSPQYVYNSQHEFSRKAGEGLDEILGGIHRQLDVLPQESPVKIKVGDQSYYALYRYIAPLNTYVVDIASHQALMKGPRSWYAFVVTITLCVLLLIMLLVSHTTRRIFRRLDSVLASMRQVRKGELDATIDTGLDENERGDEIDEVAVSYNKMLHEVKRLMTQVVDKQLIAKNAQLHSLHSQINSHFLYNALESIRMLAEVQRQPAIANSLVSLGSQLRYSMQWRSDTVALREELANIQSYIQFINLMEGGSIKLTSDLPLKVLRYAIPKMCMQPIVENAVHHAAPSGGSVCIQITVSVENDRLLINIQDDGEGVDREMLLRLQAALRGDSDSPIVTSKNGLGLENVNKRLQLHYGEDCGLWIDSVQGAYTCVTIRLPWENVNLGGW, encoded by the coding sequence GTGAATTACCTACTGACTAGATTGAGGAAACTTTACCGCAATGCCCGTATATCCCAAAAGCTGTTTTTGGCGTTTAGCCTGATGATTGCCATACCTGTTATTTTAGTATCCTTCTTATATATTCGCATGCAGGAAACTCAGCTATATAAGGACGCTATGGCAGCAGGTAATAGCCACGTTTCATGGTTAAACGAACAATTGCGCAGCAGAATGGATATCATTGAGAACGCTTCCAACACGGCACTCACTCAAAAATCATTTGTTGATTTTATTCATTCCAATATGCTTGTGGATGGACTACGACTGGTGAAATTTAAGCAAAACCAATTTGAGCAAATGCAAAATATCATTCAAAGCAATGCAATGATCAGTGAGCTCAGCTTTTACGTCGATAACCCGAACTTGTATGAAATCTGGCCTGAAATCTATCATTATCAGAAATTTTGGCCGCAGGATTACTGGGCTAAGCTTCGGGATGAAGGTGGGGCTGCTTACCGCTTATTTTCTTTTAAGGATGGTGAACATACGCTATCATACTACCGGCTGGTTCGCCTTCAGGGTCAGGAGAAAAAACGACCTAGTATTATGGAAATTCGCGTTCCACACAGTATGTTTTTCAGCGACCTGCTCCAGGAGAGCAAGGGGGATTTCTTTTCTGTTTTAATGAACGAAAGCGATTCTCCCCAATATGTTTATAATTCCCAGCATGAGTTTTCTCGAAAAGCCGGAGAGGGACTGGATGAAATTCTTGGCGGTATTCATCGCCAGTTGGATGTACTGCCACAGGAAAGTCCAGTTAAGATTAAGGTTGGAGATCAGAGCTACTATGCACTATACCGTTACATCGCTCCGCTAAACACTTATGTGGTTGATATCGCCTCCCATCAGGCATTGATGAAGGGGCCACGCAGCTGGTATGCATTTGTGGTAACGATTACATTATGTGTTCTGCTGCTTATCATGCTGCTCGTATCACATACAACTCGGCGCATTTTCCGACGGCTGGACAGCGTATTGGCTTCAATGCGTCAAGTGCGAAAAGGAGAACTGGATGCAACGATTGATACCGGTCTTGATGAGAACGAAAGAGGGGATGAGATTGATGAAGTGGCTGTGAGCTACAATAAAATGTTACATGAGGTCAAACGTCTGATGACACAGGTCGTGGATAAGCAATTGATCGCCAAAAACGCACAGCTGCATTCACTGCATTCGCAGATCAACTCTCATTTTTTGTATAACGCACTGGAATCTATTCGAATGCTCGCGGAGGTTCAACGACAACCTGCTATTGCAAATTCATTGGTATCATTAGGTTCACAACTTCGTTACAGCATGCAGTGGCGCAGCGATACGGTTGCGCTTCGTGAGGAACTTGCCAACATTCAAAGTTACATTCAATTTATTAATTTGATGGAAGGCGGCAGCATCAAATTGACATCAGATCTTCCGCTGAAGGTGCTCCGCTATGCGATTCCTAAAATGTGTATGCAGCCTATCGTTGAAAACGCAGTGCATCACGCTGCACCATCAGGCGGTAGTGTGTGTATTCAGATCACCGTATCAGTGGAGAATGACCGCTTGCTCATTAACATACAAGATGATGGAGAGGGGGTAGACCGGGAGATGTTACTTCGACTGCAAGCGGCACTGCGGGGAGACTCGGATTCGCCGATTGTTACCAGCAAGAACGGACTTGGTTTGGAAAATGTGAATAAGCGGCTGCAGCTTCATTATGGCGAGGATTGCGGTCTTTGGATTGATAGTGTTCAGGGCGCTTATACCTGTGTAACGATACGTTTGCCTTGGGAAAATGTAAATCTTGGAGGGTGGTAG
- a CDS encoding response regulator has protein sequence MINILVVDDQKHIRDGLQAMLHQFPLELNNIYCAASGMEALIFLRQHNIHIVITDIMMPDMDGLALMAQSKDERIEVEYLIISGYSDFTYAQKAIELGAKGYLLKPLKRGDLLTSLEHVWQEIQTRQALADNIQHVSRLAQETDRKELRMFMHGALNDEAWILQIQEQHPALWHNYRLCLLREKCWINQPGSSSVHSMEAIAYDVFGRQGCVCLQHSPYLILAVDSSIDPEALPAALKEGMIDAITVMTDPQQGLKMLPGSYTQVHELFHHSYLFPDQYIILPATIEHMEQQWQLPYEELYELFQSVGTDDSGRIAQGISAIFNKNVLQRYHIRYTQQLCGATVQMMEEYERVIRPYMGEEALDLESLRNLFDYPGMRDYIQALQQQLLRLNQFYFEYKQSYRNSQDLNEAIRFIHESYHKPLDLAMVSNHVSLNYAYFSNLFKKNIGKGFAEYLRDVRMDKARRLLAETDHKIVEVAAMVGYESYKSFTRAFRLAMEIQPTEYRQMMRQKVEREVQYHSTNI, from the coding sequence GTGATCAATATTCTGGTTGTGGACGATCAAAAGCACATACGTGACGGTCTGCAGGCGATGCTGCATCAATTTCCTCTGGAGCTGAACAACATTTACTGTGCTGCAAGCGGGATGGAGGCGCTAATCTTTTTGCGCCAGCATAACATTCACATCGTTATTACTGATATTATGATGCCAGACATGGACGGGCTGGCACTGATGGCACAGTCCAAAGATGAGCGTATCGAGGTGGAATACCTCATTATTAGCGGTTATAGTGATTTTACATATGCTCAGAAGGCCATCGAACTAGGGGCAAAGGGATACTTGTTAAAACCTCTGAAGCGAGGGGATCTGCTAACTTCACTAGAGCATGTTTGGCAAGAAATTCAGACACGGCAGGCTCTTGCGGACAACATACAGCATGTCTCCCGTCTCGCCCAAGAGACAGATCGCAAAGAATTAAGAATGTTTATGCACGGAGCGTTAAACGATGAGGCCTGGATCCTCCAAATCCAGGAACAACATCCTGCACTTTGGCACAATTATCGCTTATGTTTGCTGCGAGAGAAATGTTGGATCAATCAGCCGGGTTCCAGCAGTGTCCATAGCATGGAAGCTATTGCTTATGATGTGTTCGGTAGACAAGGTTGCGTTTGCCTGCAACACAGCCCGTATCTGATTCTCGCAGTGGATTCATCGATAGATCCGGAGGCTTTACCAGCGGCGCTCAAGGAAGGGATGATCGATGCCATAACCGTTATGACTGACCCGCAGCAAGGATTAAAGATGTTGCCCGGTAGCTATACACAAGTACATGAGTTATTCCATCATAGTTATCTGTTTCCAGATCAATATATCATCCTGCCAGCAACTATTGAGCATATGGAGCAGCAGTGGCAACTCCCTTATGAAGAGCTTTATGAACTGTTCCAGTCTGTTGGGACCGACGATAGTGGTAGAATTGCTCAGGGCATTTCAGCAATATTTAACAAAAATGTACTGCAACGCTATCATATTCGCTATACCCAACAACTCTGCGGCGCCACAGTGCAGATGATGGAGGAATACGAACGAGTTATTCGTCCCTACATGGGTGAAGAAGCGCTGGATCTTGAATCTTTGCGTAATCTCTTTGATTATCCGGGGATGCGCGATTATATTCAAGCGCTGCAACAGCAGCTGCTTCGATTGAATCAGTTCTATTTTGAATATAAACAGAGTTATCGCAATTCTCAGGATCTAAACGAAGCCATCCGTTTTATACACGAAAGCTATCATAAGCCGCTGGACCTCGCGATGGTATCCAATCATGTGTCGCTTAATTATGCCTATTTCTCAAATCTGTTCAAGAAGAATATTGGTAAAGGATTTGCAGAATACCTGAGAGATGTACGTATGGATAAAGCGCGGCGTCTCCTAGCCGAAACCGATCATAAGATTGTTGAAGTTGCTGCTATGGTAGGCTATGAAAGTTACAAAAGCTTTACGCGAGCGTTCCGCCTAGCGATGGAAATTCAACCCACAGAGTATCGACAAATGATGCGTCAAAAGGTAGAACGTGAAGTGCAATACCACAGTACAAATATATAA
- a CDS encoding glycoside hydrolase family 16 protein has translation MKPSHFTGKRFMKKVLGLFLVVVMLASVGVLPTSKVQAAGTTVTSMEYFSPADGPVISKSGVGKASYGFVMPKFNGGSATWNDVYSDVGVNVKVGNNWVDIDQAGGYIYNQNWGHWSDGGFNGYWFTLSATTEIQLYSKANGVKLEYQLVFQNINKTTITAMNPTQGPQITASFTGGAGFTYPTFNNDSAVTYEAVADDLKVYVKPVNSSTWIDIDNNAASGWIYDHNFGQFTDGGGGYWFNVTESINVKLESKTSSANLVYTITFNEPTRNSYVITPYEGTTFTADANGSIGIPLPKIDGGAPIAKELGNFVYQININGQWVDLSNSSQSKFAYSANGYNNMSDANQWGYWADYIYGLWFQPIQENMQIRIGYPLNGQAGGNIGNNFVNYTFIGNPNAPRPDVSDQEDIAIGTPTDPAIAGMNLIWQDEFNGTTLDTSKWNYETGYYLNNDPATWGWGNAELQHYTNSTQNVYVQDGKLHIKAMNDSKSFPQDPNRYAQYSSGKINTKDKLSLKYGRVDFRAKLPTGDGVWPALWMLPKDSVYGTWAASGEIDVMEARGRLPGSVSGTIHFGGQWPVNQSSGGDYHFPEGQTFANDYHVYSVVWEEDNIKWYVDGKFFYKVTNQQWYSTAAPNNPNAPFDEPFYLIMNLAIGGNFDGGRTPNASDIPATMQVDYVRVYKEQ, from the coding sequence ATGAAACCATCTCACTTTACGGGGAAACGGTTTATGAAAAAGGTACTTGGCTTGTTCCTAGTGGTTGTGATGCTAGCTAGTGTTGGCGTGCTGCCAACATCGAAAGTTCAGGCAGCTGGAACGACAGTTACCTCAATGGAGTACTTCTCACCAGCAGATGGACCTGTTATTTCAAAATCTGGGGTTGGCAAAGCCAGCTACGGATTTGTTATGCCTAAGTTCAATGGGGGCTCCGCCACGTGGAACGATGTCTACAGTGACGTGGGTGTTAATGTGAAAGTGGGTAACAACTGGGTTGATATAGATCAAGCCGGAGGTTATATCTATAACCAAAACTGGGGGCACTGGAGCGATGGTGGTTTCAATGGTTATTGGTTCACCCTTTCTGCAACAACCGAAATTCAACTGTACTCCAAAGCGAATGGCGTTAAGCTTGAATATCAACTTGTATTCCAAAACATTAACAAAACAACCATCACAGCCATGAATCCGACACAAGGGCCGCAAATTACAGCAAGTTTCACAGGCGGTGCAGGCTTTACATATCCAACTTTCAACAATGATTCTGCGGTAACCTATGAAGCCGTAGCGGATGATTTGAAGGTGTATGTAAAACCTGTAAATAGCAGCACATGGATTGATATTGACAATAATGCAGCCAGCGGCTGGATTTATGATCACAACTTTGGCCAATTCACCGACGGTGGAGGAGGTTACTGGTTTAACGTAACGGAGTCGATCAACGTCAAATTGGAATCAAAGACTTCCTCGGCTAACCTTGTTTATACCATTACGTTTAATGAACCTACAAGAAATTCATATGTCATTACGCCATACGAAGGAACAACCTTCACAGCAGATGCGAATGGTTCCATTGGAATTCCACTTCCCAAAATTGATGGGGGTGCGCCAATCGCCAAGGAACTGGGCAACTTTGTATACCAAATTAACATCAATGGGCAATGGGTGGATTTGAGTAACTCCAGTCAGAGCAAGTTTGCATACTCGGCAAATGGCTACAACAATATGTCTGATGCCAACCAGTGGGGTTACTGGGCCGATTACATCTATGGACTTTGGTTCCAGCCAATCCAGGAAAATATGCAAATCCGTATCGGATATCCGTTGAACGGGCAGGCGGGTGGAAATATTGGCAATAACTTCGTCAACTATACCTTCATCGGCAATCCTAATGCTCCACGTCCGGATGTATCCGATCAAGAGGATATCGCGATCGGAACACCAACCGACCCGGCTATCGCGGGCATGAATCTCATCTGGCAGGATGAATTTAACGGAACTACGCTGGATACCAGTAAATGGAACTATGAAACAGGATATTATCTCAATAACGATCCTGCTACTTGGGGATGGGGTAATGCAGAGCTGCAGCACTACACGAACAGCACCCAAAATGTATATGTACAGGACGGAAAGCTGCATATCAAAGCCATGAATGATAGCAAATCTTTCCCGCAGGATCCGAATCGCTATGCACAGTATTCTTCAGGTAAGATTAACACCAAGGATAAACTTTCCCTGAAGTACGGTAGAGTAGATTTTCGTGCCAAGCTTCCTACAGGGGATGGCGTTTGGCCAGCACTGTGGATGCTTCCAAAAGATTCAGTATACGGCACATGGGCTGCATCAGGTGAAATTGATGTTATGGAAGCGAGAGGACGTCTTCCAGGGTCTGTAAGCGGTACCATACATTTTGGTGGACAATGGCCCGTGAACCAGTCTTCAGGTGGCGATTATCACTTCCCTGAAGGGCAAACTTTTGCCAATGATTATCATGTGTACTCGGTTGTCTGGGAAGAGGACAACATTAAATGGTATGTCGACGGCAAGTTTTTCTATAAAGTGACTAACCAGCAGTGGTATTCTACAGCTGCACCGAACAATCCGAACGCTCCTTTCGATGAGCCGTTCTACCTCATTATGAACTTGGCAATCGGCGGAAACTTCGACGGAGGCCGTACTCCGAACGCGTCCGATATCCCAGCGACCATGCAAGTGGATTATGTACGTGTGTATAAAGAACAGTAA
- a CDS encoding M56 family metallopeptidase, which produces MNTILVLLSTLTVAGSVVVAFILSLRLAPFQVIPAKWRFGIGKMALGLYLLPIFLVFHWIFSLFTSRTTVNESPLTVQHVLPVPFNPAPTIQVQTISPNIAFTLICLWVIGAIVFAAWQTYCYHRFLKTLKLTRTIVPKTSEVAMLLPAIKENLSLKDEVRLAYSPLVRSPFLVGLMKPTIYLPMKNSANVDIGMVFHHELIHLKRKDLWIKAFILVARSLHWFNPLVHMLSKDIHTWSELSCDEEVVKGMSFADRKRYGETILNVVAGSRNLPIQFCSSLSGDGKQLKRRLTFMLNVKNANKKTFIIAISTLFVVATISTVTTAWASSNTPRVVASDETSAVTRPSEQAAVREEVPAVTRPSAREESPVVARPSAQATPRDEVSVVTRSDDQVVAPVVTQPSAQAAVHEEATVVARPSAQAVVSEEAPEVRPSAAQATVREEAAGVTRPTLQSAVREEPSVVPAQEASRH; this is translated from the coding sequence ATGAATACCATTCTTGTATTACTGTCTACGCTGACCGTTGCCGGAAGTGTCGTTGTCGCTTTCATTCTGTCTTTGCGGCTTGCCCCCTTTCAAGTCATTCCTGCAAAATGGCGTTTTGGAATTGGGAAAATGGCTTTAGGTTTGTATCTATTGCCTATCTTTCTGGTATTTCATTGGATTTTTTCGTTGTTTACATCCCGTACTACTGTAAATGAGTCACCCTTAACTGTTCAACACGTGTTACCTGTACCATTCAATCCGGCTCCTACCATACAGGTACAGACTATTTCACCAAACATAGCTTTCACTTTAATATGCTTGTGGGTGATCGGAGCCATAGTTTTTGCAGCATGGCAAACCTATTGTTATCACAGGTTTCTCAAGACATTAAAACTGACGCGAACCATCGTTCCGAAGACCAGTGAGGTTGCTATGCTGCTCCCTGCAATTAAGGAGAATCTGAGTCTCAAGGACGAGGTTCGGCTTGCTTACAGCCCTCTGGTTCGCAGTCCTTTTCTAGTTGGATTGATGAAACCTACTATTTATCTGCCTATGAAGAATTCTGCAAACGTGGATATCGGTATGGTGTTCCATCATGAACTGATTCACCTGAAAAGGAAAGATCTATGGATCAAGGCCTTCATATTAGTAGCCCGTTCACTGCATTGGTTCAATCCATTAGTTCATATGCTTTCCAAAGATATTCATACGTGGAGCGAACTGTCCTGCGATGAAGAAGTCGTAAAGGGAATGTCCTTTGCGGATCGTAAACGCTATGGGGAAACCATCTTGAACGTAGTGGCAGGGTCAAGGAATTTACCCATACAATTCTGCTCCTCTTTATCAGGGGACGGCAAACAATTAAAAAGGAGATTAACTTTTATGCTGAACGTAAAGAATGCGAACAAGAAAACCTTTATTATAGCGATATCGACGCTTTTCGTCGTTGCTACAATTAGTACAGTGACAACGGCTTGGGCTTCGAGCAATACTCCGAGGGTGGTTGCAAGTGACGAAACATCCGCTGTAACGCGTCCATCGGAGCAAGCGGCTGTTCGCGAAGAAGTTCCTGCAGTAACTCGTCCATCAGCTCGTGAAGAATCTCCTGTGGTAGCACGCCCATCAGCTCAAGCGACACCTCGTGATGAAGTTTCGGTTGTAACACGTTCAGATGACCAAGTGGTAGCTCCTGTAGTAACACAACCATCAGCTCAAGCGGCAGTTCACGAAGAAGCGACTGTAGTAGCACGTCCATCGGCACAAGCAGTTGTTAGTGAAGAAGCTCCTGAGGTAAGACCTTCGGCAGCTCAAGCCACAGTTCGTGAAGAAGCAGCTGGGGTAACACGCCCAACATTACAATCGGCAGTTCGTGAAGAGCCCTCTGTAGTGCCAGCTCAAGAAGCTTCCCGTCATTAA
- a CDS encoding BlaI/MecI/CopY family transcriptional regulator, whose translation MNHLQKLSDTEMELMEVIWECEPPVTSTELLNMFSQRGKAWKAQTISTFLSRLVDKGALTATRDGRTNKYVPRISPEDYKLLETQQVLDGLYQGSVKNMISALYDGDKLSDKDIAELRQWFSEK comes from the coding sequence GTGAACCATCTTCAAAAATTATCGGATACTGAAATGGAACTGATGGAAGTGATCTGGGAGTGTGAGCCACCAGTCACCTCCACCGAACTGCTGAACATGTTTTCCCAAAGGGGTAAGGCATGGAAGGCGCAAACAATTTCCACCTTTCTCTCTCGGCTGGTAGACAAAGGGGCCCTTACAGCGACAAGGGATGGACGGACCAACAAATATGTGCCTCGTATTTCGCCCGAAGACTACAAGCTATTGGAGACACAGCAAGTTCTGGATGGATTATATCAAGGCTCTGTAAAAAATATGATTTCAGCTTTGTATGATGGCGACAAGCTCTCGGATAAAGACATTGCAGAGCTGAGACAATGGTTTTCAGAAAAGTAG
- a CDS encoding YdeI/OmpD-associated family protein, producing MTANKTNPKVDEYLNKAKKWKEESEKLREIVLSCGLTEDFKWMHPCYTLENKNIVIIHGFKEYCALLFHKGALLKDKQGILIQQTENVQAARQIRFTNLQQIVDMENILKEYVLEATEVEKAGLKVELKKNTEYVVPEEFQAKLDENPALKTAFDGLTPGRQRAYLFYFSQPKQSKTRVSRVEKSTQQILDGKGLND from the coding sequence ATGACAGCTAATAAAACAAATCCCAAGGTGGATGAATATTTAAACAAAGCAAAGAAGTGGAAGGAAGAATCGGAGAAGCTAAGAGAGATCGTTCTTTCCTGCGGGCTGACCGAAGACTTTAAGTGGATGCATCCTTGTTACACGTTGGAGAATAAAAACATCGTTATCATTCATGGATTTAAGGAGTATTGTGCGCTTCTTTTCCATAAAGGAGCCTTGTTAAAGGATAAGCAAGGTATTCTAATCCAACAAACAGAAAATGTACAAGCAGCTCGCCAGATCCGGTTCACCAACCTTCAACAAATCGTTGATATGGAAAACATTCTGAAAGAGTACGTTCTTGAAGCCACTGAGGTTGAAAAGGCAGGATTGAAAGTGGAACTCAAAAAGAATACAGAATATGTTGTTCCAGAAGAGTTTCAGGCTAAACTGGATGAAAACCCTGCTTTGAAAACGGCATTTGATGGATTAACGCCTGGACGTCAGCGGGCATACCTTTTTTATTTTTCCCAACCCAAGCAATCCAAAACCCGCGTCTCCAGGGTTGAGAAATCTACACAGCAAATTCTGGATGGAAAAGGATTAAATGATTAA
- a CDS encoding ABC transporter substrate-binding protein, translating to MLKRRNSIWIMSALIVLLVLSACGQSVTSSNTTETINTTGAADTGSSIDSTSASDADTTTGTEGETVTYQSDAGEVEVPVEPKRIIDLTAFSTGYFVALDAPVVGALSGAINNKYIKAQLKSEGTTDLGEQPTAEQLISLKPDLIIAYTGTEGLDKLSQIAPVVQLQYGKRNFKDLMLEMGKLTNREAEAKDWLTQWEAKITELKPKVLAAVGDRTVSILNPYAKGLFVFGHNYGRGGEILYDEFGLKAPMRAQTEAIDSGTGWASISMEVLPEYAGDIIFTSPWSGDTTDPKIVYDNTVWKNLTAVKEGHVFQLDPTSDTYNDPVSLEGQLTFISDSLLSVK from the coding sequence TTGCTGAAACGAAGAAATTCGATATGGATAATGTCCGCATTGATTGTATTGCTCGTACTGAGTGCATGTGGTCAGTCCGTAACATCAAGCAATACAACGGAGACTATAAACACAACCGGAGCTGCGGACACGGGATCATCAATCGACTCAACTTCTGCTTCTGATGCCGATACCACAACAGGTACTGAAGGAGAGACCGTTACATATCAATCGGATGCAGGTGAAGTGGAAGTACCTGTGGAGCCGAAACGGATTATCGATTTGACCGCATTTTCAACAGGGTACTTTGTTGCACTCGATGCTCCAGTCGTCGGAGCCTTATCAGGTGCAATAAACAACAAGTACATCAAGGCTCAGCTCAAAAGTGAGGGGACAACAGATCTAGGAGAGCAGCCAACAGCCGAGCAATTGATCAGCCTAAAGCCTGATCTGATTATCGCATACACAGGTACGGAGGGCCTCGACAAGTTGTCGCAGATTGCACCAGTAGTACAGTTACAATATGGTAAGCGTAATTTCAAGGATCTCATGTTGGAGATGGGGAAACTGACCAATAGAGAAGCCGAAGCAAAAGACTGGCTCACACAATGGGAAGCGAAGATCACTGAGCTGAAACCGAAAGTACTTGCTGCTGTGGGTGATCGTACAGTCTCCATTTTGAATCCATACGCCAAGGGATTATTTGTATTTGGTCATAATTACGGTCGTGGTGGTGAAATACTGTATGACGAATTTGGCCTCAAGGCACCTATGAGGGCTCAGACAGAGGCCATTGACAGTGGTACAGGCTGGGCCTCAATCTCGATGGAAGTATTACCTGAATATGCAGGCGACATCATCTTCACTAGCCCGTGGTCAGGGGATACAACCGATCCCAAGATTGTTTACGATAATACGGTGTGGAAAAACCTAACTGCAGTCAAAGAGGGCCATGTGTTCCAGCTTGATCCGACCTCTGATACATACAACGACCCTGTATCGCTTGAAGGTCAGCTGACGTTTATCTCGGACAGTCTGCTTTCGGTGAAGTAG
- a CDS encoding PLP-dependent aminotransferase family protein: protein MGNKKESIVELIRSEIVDGLIGPGQKLPSIRKQSERFGCSLNTIIGVYQELEDQYLIYSRPKSGYFVVAKEALLPLLETKRIDFASAAPDSSSIPQAEFRQCMNKALELFESSIFTYADPQGLLSLRQQLIKLFQRQQVFPSSEQVFIYSGAQQALHLLAGMPFPNGKSNILVEQPTYWGMLAALKTQNQTVIGIERTHEGIDWVTLERHFQSNMIKFFYTIPRFHNPLGTSYTEKEKQRLAELAKAYDVYIVEDDYLADLETNSKADPIHAYHGASHVIYLRSFSKVLLPGLRIAAAVIPDSLIPLMQWHKHAADLSTSVLSQGFLEIYMKSGMYDHHAKQMKALYHERIRYLKEASQRLLPKECLYTVQSCGGLFATIRLSDSINIEDLIKRLENCGVDVLATDNQFLSSFRKLNLLRLSIVRTDEKAIEEGIGIIAEELNHMRFTSNPPKPFFRL, encoded by the coding sequence ATGGGCAATAAAAAAGAATCTATTGTTGAACTGATTCGTTCTGAGATTGTTGATGGTTTGATTGGACCCGGTCAGAAACTGCCTTCCATCCGTAAGCAAAGTGAACGATTTGGTTGTAGTCTTAATACCATTATTGGAGTATATCAAGAGCTTGAAGATCAATATCTTATATATTCACGCCCAAAGAGTGGTTATTTTGTCGTAGCCAAGGAAGCCCTTCTCCCGTTGTTGGAAACAAAACGAATCGATTTTGCATCTGCTGCTCCAGATTCATCTTCGATTCCTCAAGCTGAATTTCGTCAATGTATGAATAAAGCTCTGGAACTATTTGAATCGTCCATATTCACTTATGCAGACCCGCAGGGGCTGCTGTCTCTTAGGCAACAGCTCATAAAGCTTTTTCAAAGACAACAGGTGTTCCCTTCGTCGGAGCAGGTGTTTATCTATTCAGGTGCTCAACAGGCATTACATCTGTTAGCTGGCATGCCTTTCCCTAACGGCAAATCTAACATTCTGGTTGAACAGCCGACGTATTGGGGCATGCTTGCAGCACTTAAGACACAGAACCAAACCGTCATTGGTATCGAGAGAACTCATGAAGGAATTGACTGGGTGACCTTGGAGCGGCATTTTCAGAGTAATATGATCAAATTTTTTTATACAATCCCCCGTTTCCATAATCCTTTAGGAACTTCATATACGGAGAAAGAAAAGCAGCGGCTGGCTGAACTTGCCAAGGCCTATGATGTTTACATCGTTGAAGATGACTATCTAGCAGATCTTGAAACTAACAGTAAAGCTGATCCAATCCACGCATATCATGGTGCCAGCCATGTCATTTACCTCAGAAGTTTCTCCAAAGTGCTGTTGCCTGGATTAAGGATTGCTGCTGCCGTTATACCCGATTCGCTAATTCCATTAATGCAATGGCACAAACATGCAGCTGATTTAAGCACCTCAGTATTGTCCCAAGGTTTTCTTGAAATTTATATGAAGTCGGGTATGTATGATCATCATGCCAAACAGATGAAAGCCTTGTACCATGAGCGCATTAGGTATCTAAAGGAAGCTTCACAGCGATTACTTCCCAAGGAGTGCTTATATACTGTTCAATCTTGTGGAGGACTCTTCGCAACGATACGCCTTTCCGATTCCATTAACATAGAAGATTTAATCAAACGGTTGGAGAATTGTGGCGTTGACGTTCTGGCCACTGATAATCAGTTTCTCTCATCGTTTCGCAAGCTGAACTTGTTACGTCTTAGTATCGTTCGTACCGACGAAAAAGCGATTGAAGAGGGAATCGGCATCATTGCAGAGGAATTAAATCATATGCGTTTCACAAGCAACCCTCCCAAGCCATTTTTCCGGTTGTAA